A window from Poecile atricapillus isolate bPoeAtr1 chromosome 39, bPoeAtr1.hap1, whole genome shotgun sequence encodes these proteins:
- the C3 gene encoding complement C3, whose translation MGAPALPPPTLLLLLLLFGLAALLGTPARAQLVTMVTPAVLRLDTDERLVLEAPGLSAATEASLLVQDFPQKRQVLFQTRLALSPAEGMMATATIKVSAKLLPPAQKKQFVTVTARVAAVTLEKVLLVSLQSGHIFLQTDKPIYTPGATVLCRLFTVGHLMQPVAKTVIVEVKTPDNVIIKQVPVSSPMKTGILSLNHNLPEVVSLGMWTISAKFEDSPDQVFSTQFEVKEYVLPSFEVALETEEKFLYIDRQEDFRVSILARYLYGKRLEGTAFVLFGVMVDDEKKSIPQSLQRVPVQDGDAEAVLSMAHLRERFPNPQELVGHSLYVTVTVITESGSDMVEAQHGGIQIVTSPYSIHFTRTPKYFKPGMPFDLTVYVTNPDQSPAPRVTVQADGFQGQVSTQRDGTARLVLNMPANKDSVPITVRTAQAGLPPQRQASRQMTALAYRSQAGSGNFLHLAVAGTELQPGDNLAVNFHLKTNDNNVRNSVPFFTFLVMSKGRILRAGRQRHEAGQSLVTMTLPVTPELIPSFRVVAYYHVLPGEIVADSVWVDVKDTCMGTLVVKGATEGDNRVHEPGTPMRLRIEGDHKAHVGLVAVDKGVFVLSKKNKLTQTRVWDTVEQSDIGCTPGSGRDNVGVFTDAGLSLTTNVQLSTPQRSDVRCPQPAKRKRRSLALAEYKGTKAAEYSGQLERRCCEDGMKENPMGHGCQRRSEYIQEGESCVRAFLDCCAFIKAKRDQQNVALGTGLARRLGALKPRSRGPMPPPPGQEEDDLFSPDSDIVSRTLFPESWLWQVEQLTEPPNDLGVSAKTLPVYLKDSITTWEVLAVSLSPSKGLCVADPYEITVMKDFFIDLRLPYSVVRNEQVEIRAILYNYWLQDITVRVELLHNPDLCSPSTAKQRYQQVLRMKAESSRSVSFVIVPLKLGLLDVEVKAAVRNQYVGDGVKKKLRVVPEGMRLEKTVKIVELDPQNKGVNGVQEERVKAVDLSDIVPDTEAETKVSIQGNPVSIIVEKAIDGDKLKHLIVTPSGCGEQNMIALTPTVIAVHYLDNTQQWENFGVDRRAGAIELIKKGYTQQLAFRKPDSSYAAFVNRPSSTWLTAYVVKVFAMARRLTDIEHGEICGPVKWLILNKQKPDGVFQEDAPVIHKEMVGGYQGAEPEVSLTAFVLIALKEAQDTCKDHVNNLEDSINKAANFLARRYEQLARPYTVALASYALALAGKLKSEKVLMKFSKGGASWEERNARTYNIEGTSYALLALVEMRKPELAGPVVRWLAQQNYYGGGYGSTQATILVFQALAQYQVATEAQQQLEMDVSVLLPRRASPVKYRIENRNALVARSTETKLNEEFTVKAEGVGKGTMTVVTVYHAKVPEKDNKCDSFDLSVDVEDVDTGKEEEEIVRSVKITICTRYLDTVDATMSILDVSMLTGFSPDVQDLRRLSEGVDRYISKFELDQDKERSNVVIYLDKVSHKAQECFAFKAHQRFQVGLIQPAAVSVYSYYRIDDRCTRFYHPDKEGGKLSKICQGEVCRCAEDSCFKRHEEPEAITVNQRIERACEPGVDFVYKVKMLARQETPSHDNYIMRVLSVIKMGTDEDPSGSNRTFVSHQQCRDTLRLLQGHEYLVWGQASDLWVTGRHFSYLIGKDTWLEEWPSEASCQDPALQGQCQDFTEFAEAMVLFGCPS comes from the exons ATGGGGGCTCCGGCGCTGCCCCCccccaccctcctcctcctcctcctcctcttcggCCTCGCGGCGCTGCTCGGGACCCCCGCCCGCGCCCAGCT ggtgacgATGGTGACCCCGGCCGTGCTGCGGCTGGACACGGACGAGCGGCTGGTGCTGGAGGCGCCCGGGCTGAGCGCGGCCACCGAGGCCTCGCTGCTGGTCCAGGACTTCCCCCAGAAGCGCCAGGTCCTGTTCCAGACCCGCCTGGCCCTGAGCCCGGCCGAGGGCATGATGGCCACGGCCACCATCAAG GTGTCGGCCAAGCTCCTGCCGCCGGCTCAGAAGAAGCAGTTTGTGACGGTGACAGCGCGGGTGGCCGCGGTGACACTGGAGAAGGTTCTGCTGGTGTCGCTGCAGAGCGGCCACATCTTCCTGCAGACCGACAAACCCATCTACACCCCCGGGGCCACCG TGCTCTGCCGTCTCTTCACCGTGGGCCACCTCATGCAGCCGGTGGCCAAGACGGTCATCGTGGAGGTCAAG acccccgaCAACGTCATCATCAAACAAGTGCCGGTGTCGTCGCCGATGAAAACCGGGATCCTGTCCCTCAACCACAACCTGCCCGAGGTGGTCAG cctCGGCATGTGGACGATTTCGGCCAAATTCGAGGATTCTCCGGATCAGGTTTTCAGCACCCAGTTCGAGGTCAAGGAGTACG TGCTGCCGAGCTTTGAGGTGGCCCTGGAGACCGAGGAGAAGTTCCTGTACATCGACCGCCAGGAGGATTTCCGGGTGTCCATCCTGGCCAG gtaccTGTACGGGAAGCGCCTGGAGGGGACAGCGTTTGTCCTCTTCGGGGTCATGGTGGACGACGAGAAGAAGAGCATCCCCCAGTCCCTGCAGCGCGTCCCG gtgcaggacgGTGACGCCGAGGCCGTGCTGTCCATGGCTCACCTGCGCGAGCGCTTCCCCAACCCCCAGGAGCTGGTGGGACACTCCCTCTATGTCACTGTCACCGTCATCACCGAGTCAG GCAGTGACATGGTGGAGGCGCAGCACGGTGGCATCCAGATCGTGACGTCCCCGTACAGCATCCACTTCACCCGCACCCCCAAGTACTTCAAGCCGGGGATGCCCTTTGACCTCACG GTTTATGTCACCAACCCCGACCAGTCGCCGGCCCCGCGTGTCACCGTCCAGGCCGATGGCTTCCAGGGCCAGGTGTCCACCCAGCGCGATGGCACGGCCAGGCTGGTGCTCAACATGCCGGCCAACAAGGACAGCGTCCCCATCACC GTGCGCACGGCCCAGGCGGGGCTGCCCCCGCAGCGCCAGGCCTCGCGGCAGATGACGGCCCTGGCCTACCGCAGCCAGGCCGGTTCCGGAAACTTCCTGCACCTGGCGGTGGCCGGCACCGAGCTGCAGCCCGGGGACAACCTGGCCGTCAACTTCCACCTCAAGACCAACGACAACAACGTCCGCAACTCCGTCCCCTTCTTCACCTTCCTG GTCATGAGCAAGGGCCGCATCCTCCGAGCCGGCCGGCAGCGGCACGAGGCCGGCCAGAGCCTGGTGACGATGACGCTGCCGGTGACGCCCGAGCTCATCCCCTCCTTCCGCGTGGTGGCCTACTACCACGTGCTGCCCGGAGAGATCGTGGCCGACTCCGTCTGGGTGGACGTCAAGGACACCTGCATGGGCACC CTGGTGGTGAAGGGGGCGACAGAAGGTGACAACCGTGTCCACGAGCCGGGGACACCGATGAGGCTGCGCATCGAGGGCGACCACAAGGCCCACGTGGGGCTGGTGGCCGTGGACAAGGGCGTCTTCGTCCTCAGCAAGAAGAACAAGCTCACCCAGACCAGG GTGTGGGACACGGTGGAGCAAAGTGACATCGGCTGCACCCCGGGCAGTGGCAGGGACAACGTCGGGGTCTTCACGGACGCTGGCCTGAGCCTGACCACCAATGTCCAGCTGAGCACCCCGCAGCGgtcag atGTCCGGTGTCCCCAGCCGGCCAAACGCAAGCGCCGCTCGCTGGCACTCGCCGAGTACAAGGGCACCAAGG CGGCCGAGTACTCGGGGCAGCTGGAGCGGAGGTGCTGCGAGGACGGGATGAAGGAGAACCCGATGGGGCACGGCTGCCAGCGCAGGAGCGAGTACATCCAGGAGGGCGAGTCCTGCGTCCGCGCCTTCCTCGACTGCTGCGCCTTCATCAAGGCCAAGCGTGACCAGCAGAACGTGGCCCTGGGCACCGGCCTGGCCAGAA ggcttGGAGCCCTGAAGCCACGTTCGAGAGGGCCGATGCCACCACCCCCAGGCCAGGAGGAGGACGATCTCTTCTCGCCGGACTCGGACATCGTCTCGCGGACGCTGTTCCCCGAGAGCTGGCTGTGGCAGGTGGAGCAGCTGACGGAGCCACCCAACGACCTGGG GGTCTCGGCCAAGACGCTGCCCGTGTACCTGAAGGACTCCATCACCACCTGGGAGGTGCTGGCCGTCAGCCTCTCCCCCTCCAAAG GGCTGTGCGTGGCCGACCCCTACGAGATCACGGTGATGAAGGACTTCTTCATCGACCTCCGCCTGCCCTACTCGGTGGTGAGGAACGAGCAGGTGGAGATCCGCGCCATCCTCTACAACTACTGGCTGCAGGACATCACG GTGCGCGTGGAGCTGCTCCACAACCCCGACCTGTGCAGCCCCTCCACGGCCAAGCAGCGCTACCAGCAGGTGCTGCGCATGAAGGCCGAGTCCTCGCGCTCCGTGTCCTTCGTCATCGTCCCCCTCAAGCTCGGCCTGCTGGACGTCGAGGTCAAGGCCGCCGTCCGTAACCAGTACGTGGGCGATGGGGTCAAGAAGAAGCTCAGGGTCGTG cccgaGGGGATGCGGCTGGAGAAGACGGTGAAGATCGTCGAGCTGGACCCGCAGAACAAGGGAGTCA ACGGGGTGCAGGAGGAGCGGGTGAAGGCCGTGGATCTCTCGGACATCGTCCCCGACACGGAGGCAGAGACCAAAGTCAGCATCCAGG GCAACCCCGTGTCCATCATCGTGGAGAAGGCCATCGACGGGGACAAGCTGAAGCACCTGATCGTGACCCCCTCGGGCTGCGGGGAGCAGAACATGATCGCCCTGACCCCCACGGTCATCGCCGTCCACTACCTGGACAACACCCAGCAGTGGGAGAACTTCGGCGTCGACCGCCGGGCAGGGGCCATCGAGCTGATCAAGAAAG GTTACACCCAGCAGTTGGCTTTCCGCAAGCCCGACAGCTCCTACGCCGCCTTCGTCAACCGCCCCTCCAGCACCTG GCTGACCGCCTACGTGGTCAAGGTGTTCGCCATGGCCAGGAGGCTGACGGACATCGAGCACGGCGAGATCTGCGGCCCCGTCAAGTGGCTGATCCTCAACAAGCAGAAACCCGACGGCGTCTTCCAGGAGGACGCGCCCGTCATCCACAAGGAGATGGTG GGAGGTTACCAAGGAGCCGAGCCCGAGGTGTCCCTCACCGCCTTCGTCCTCATCGCCCTCAAGGAGGCACAGGACACCTGCAAGGACCACGTCAAC AACTTGGAGGACAGCATCAACAAAGCCGCCAACTTCCTGGCCCGGCGCTACGAGCAGCTGGCCCGGCCTTACACGGTGGCCCTGGCGTCCTACGCGCTGGCCCTGGCCGGGAAGCTCAAGAGCGAGAAGGTCCTCATGAAGTTCTCCAAAG GTGGGGCCAGCTGGGAGGAGCGCAACGCCCGCACCTACAACATCGAGGGCACGTCCTACGCGCTGCTGGCCCTGGTGGAGATGAGGAAGCCGGAGCTGGCGGGGCCGGTGGTCCGGTGGCTCGCCCAGCAGAACTACTACGGGGGTGGCTACGGCTCCACCCAG gcCACCATCCTGGTGTTCCAAGCGCTGGCCCAGTACCAGGTGGCCACGgaggcccagcagcagctggagatggaCGTGTCGGTGCTGCTGCCGCGCCGCGCCAGCCCCGTCAAATACCGCATCGAGAACCGCAACGCGCTGGTGGCGCGCTCCACCGAG acCAAGCTGAACGAGGAGTTCACGGTGAAGGCCGAGGGCGTGGGCAAGGGGACAATGACAGTGGTGACCGTGTACCACGCCAAGGTCCCCGAGAAGGACAACAAATGTGACAGCTTCGACCTGAGCGTGGACGTGGAGGACGTGGACACGG gcaaggaagaggaggagatcGTCAGGTCTGTCAAGATCACCATCTGCACCag gtaCCTGGACACCGTGGATGCCACCATGTCCATCCTGGACGTGTCCATGCTCACGGGCTTCTCGCCGGACGTCCAGGACCTGAGGAGG ctgtccgAGGGCGTGGACAGGTACATCTCCAAGTTCGAGCTGGACCAGGACAAGGAGCGGAGCAACGTCGTCATTTACCTGGACAag gtgtcccacaAGGCCCAGGAGTGTTTTGCCTTCAAGGCCCACCAGAGGTTCCAGGTGGGGCTGATCCAGCCCGCGGCCGTCAGCGTCTACAGCTACTACAGGAtcg ACGATCGCTGCACCCGGTTCTACCACCCGGACaaggagggagggaaactgAGCAAGATCTGCCAGGGGGAAGTTTGTCGCTGTGCTgaag ACAGCTGCTTCAAGCGCCACGAGGAGCCCGAGGCCATCACAGTCAACCAACGCATCGAGCGCGCCTGCGAGCCCGGGGTGGACTTCg TGTACAAGGTGAAGATGCTGGCCCGCCAGGAGACCCCGTCCCACGACAATTACATCATGAGGGTCCTGTCGGTCATCAAGATGG GCACAGACGAGGACCCCAGCGGGAGCAACAGGACCTTCGTGAGCcaccagcagtgcagggacaccctgaggctgctccagggacacGAGTACCTGGTCTGGGGACAGGCCAGCGACCTCTGGGTCACCGGCAGACA cttCTCGTACCTGATCGGGAAGGACACCTGGCTGGAGGAGTGGCCGTCGGAGGCCTCGTGCCAGGACCCGGCGCTGCAGGGACAGTGCCAGGACTTCACCGAGTTCGCCGAGGCCATGGTGCTCTTCGGCTGTCCCAGCTGA
- the LOC131591214 gene encoding collagen alpha-1(I) chain-like, with amino-acid sequence MAPVAPSAAPPGPGRLRWPGGPRRGRRKAEVAPGTAEVSRLRPRGAAGDNGNGAVAPGRLPGTFLSQQRHRGAAATTGCWGQRGHEGGPGLLGPGAMARCQEGQGDLDVVAQEVQEGPRRSTRGPGGLDVVAQEVQEGSRWPGHGGLDVMAQGFKVAWTWWPRRSRRAPGGPGGLQVAWMWWPRGTQGCGTPPPDSATPPWHGGSGGVTPAAPVAGGGRRWPGVAGGGRRWPEPPPHGWVTH; translated from the exons ATGGCCCCGgtggctccttctgctgctcccCCAGGGCCGGGGAGGCTCCGGTGGCCCGGGGGACCCCGGCGTGGCCGGCGGAAGGCAGAGGTGGCCCCGGGGACGGCGGAGGTGTCGCGCCTGCGCCCCAGGGGTGCCGCGGGGGACAACGGGAACGGGGCCGTGGCTCCCGGGCGCCTTCCGGGGACCTTCCTGTCCCAGCAGCGGCACCGGGGAGCAGCTGCCACCACGGGCTGCTGGGGACAACGGGGACACGAGGGGGGACCTGGGCTTCTGGGGCCTGGAGCCATGGCAAGGTGCCAGGAGGGTCAAGGTGACCTGGACGTGGTGGCCCAGGAGGTCCAGGAGGGGCCCAGGAGGTCCACAAGGGGTCCAGGTGGCCTGGATGTGGTGGCCCAAGAGGTCCAGGAGGGCTCCAGATGGCCTGGACATGGTGGCCTGGACGTGATGGCCCAGGGGTTCAAGGTGGCCTGGACATGGTGGCCCAGGAGGTCCAG AAGGGCTCCAGGTGGTCCAGGAGGGCTCCAGGTGGCCTGGATGTGGTGGCCCAG gGGCACCCAAGGGtgcgggacccccccccccgaCAGTGCCACCCCCCCCTGGCACGGGGGGTCCGGGGGTGTCACCCCAGCAGCACCGGTGGCCGGGGGTGGCCGGAGGTGGCCGGGGGTGGCCGGGGGTGGCCGGAGGTGGCCGGAGCCCCCCCCCCATGGCTGGGTTACCCATTAA